The genome window CCAGCGCGCGCGCCATCTCGCCGATCTCATCGGCCTGCTTGGTGAAACCGATCACGACATTCTGATCGCCGGCAGCGAGGCGGCGCATGCTGGTGGCGAGCTGACGCATCGGATCGGCGATCCGGCTGCGCGTGACGCGCGCCAGCCCGAACATGACGAGCAACGCCACGAAGACGGCAGCGCTACCGGCCAACTCGATCCAGTGCAGGCGTTGAGCTAGCTGCGCCGCGCCAGCGTCCTGCCGCTGCCGATCGCTGCGCGCCATAGCGTCCACCCGGGTTTCCAGACTGGCGAGAATGGCGCGCCCGCGACCCGATTCGATGTGCTCGCGCAGCGCCTGCTCCTCACCGGCGCGATGCATGGCCAGTGCCGGCTCGGCAAACTCGACGCGCCAGCGCCGCATGAGGTCATCTATGTGATCCAGCGTCGCCGTATGCGACTCGCCGATCGTGCGCAGTTCCCCCAGCAGCTTGTCGAGGGTCTCCGGTGCAGTCTCGTAGTCCTCGAGAAAGGCGGGCTGATCGCTCAGCAGATAGCCGCGCAGACTGCTCTCCTGTTCGTGAACCACGGCTTGCAGACGCTGCGCGAACGCAAGGCGCTCGGCGACCTCCTGTTCCAGCATGCGCGCCGTATTGAGCTGCACAATGGCGGTAGCGAACAACGCCACCAGCGCCGCCAGCAGCAACAGCATCAGCGCAAAGGCGAGATTGAAGCGTCCGCGCAGACGCAAGCCGCGCCGGCGCCGCTCACCTTGCGCTTCTGCCGTCATGCGCGCCCGGCAGCCTCCCCGTCGCCGCCGTCACGGTGGGTGGCCTCGACCGCGAGCTTCTCCTGGATGAAGACGCTGTGCGGCACGAAGAGCAGATCGGCCAGCCGGCGCACCATGTGCTCCTCGTGGGCATCGAGCACGCCGTCGGCGTAGGCGACCTCCCATATCATGCGCACCAGGTGGCGCTTCTCCTCGAAACTGCACCGGGCATTGAGAGCGTCGGCGTACTCGTGCAGCGACACGCTTTCGTTCTGGTGCGACGCCGCGCGCGCCATCAGCGCCTCGCAGGTTTCGGGGTCGACGCCGGGAAGAGCAGCGAGCAGGCGCTGCAGGGTCTCGTTCTCGGCGTCGGCGATCTCCATGTCGGCGCTGGCGATCTCGTAGAGCAGAACGGCCGTGGCCAACTCGGTTTCAGGCGCGCTGGCAGCCTCGGAGCCACCCGTAGACAGCGCGGTCTTGAGCTTCTCCCAGAGCATGCTCAGCGGCTCGGATTGCGGCAGGCGGATATGGGCATAGGGCGCTCGCTGTATCGCTTCAACTGTCGAGCGAGGATAGCACCGCCTCCGGCCTCAATTTTCCGGCGGCGCAGCCGCGAGAAGCGCCTGCATGAAATCCCGGGCAGGGGCCCGTACGGCATCCAGCCGACCGTGGAAGAAGTGCCCACCGCTGTCCGGGATTTCCCAGTGCGGTGGCGGCTGGGCGGCCGCCAGGCATTGCTGCGTCTCGGCCAGCGGCACGACGTCGTCGTCGGCCGCGTGGATGCTGAGCCAGGGGCAGCGCGGCCAGGCGGTGGGCTCACCGGATTCGAGATAACGCGCCGCCGGCGCCACAGT of Algiphilus aromaticivorans DG1253 contains these proteins:
- a CDS encoding tellurite resistance TerB family protein, yielding MLWEKLKTALSTGGSEAASAPETELATAVLLYEIASADMEIADAENETLQRLLAALPGVDPETCEALMARAASHQNESVSLHEYADALNARCSFEEKRHLVRMIWEVAYADGVLDAHEEHMVRRLADLLFVPHSVFIQEKLAVEATHRDGGDGEAAGRA